A genomic region of Micromonospora sp. NBRC 110009 contains the following coding sequences:
- a CDS encoding Rossmann-fold NAD(P)-binding domain-containing protein — protein MHATQFFEFVPGIADSAADGGTVRMAPVLFQPMAGDEVAQALARVSVASPVNGRVEVAGPERLRMDEFFRNALAALGDPREVVTDPHARYFGSELGEQSLVPADGAVLGEIKYADWLGRTGSGK, from the coding sequence GTGCACGCGACGCAGTTCTTCGAGTTCGTCCCGGGCATCGCCGACTCCGCCGCGGACGGTGGCACGGTCCGGATGGCGCCGGTGCTCTTCCAGCCCATGGCCGGCGACGAGGTGGCCCAGGCGCTCGCCCGCGTGTCGGTGGCGTCGCCGGTGAACGGACGGGTCGAGGTCGCCGGGCCTGAGCGGCTCCGGATGGACGAGTTCTTCCGGAACGCCCTGGCTGCGTTGGGCGACCCGCGTGAGGTGGTCACGGACCCACACGCGCGCTACTTCGGCAGCGAGTTGGGCGAACAGAGCCTGGTACCGGCCGACGGGGCGGTGCTCGGGGAGATCAAGTACGCCGACTGGCTGGGCCGGACCGGGTCCGGCAAGTAG
- a CDS encoding TMEM175 family protein translates to MRVEDDTVIPEGSRAGAATQTGRPARSELEIVNPERLVFFSDAVVAIAITLLALELPVPVGQTDTELWRDLARNLNEYVAFLISFAVIGGHWFLHHRTFGHVARLSGRLVRWNMLWLLMIVLTPFVTRVIVGDGAFAARFTLYAATQALASLSFLLAVLEMDRHGLARAGTPRSLFANGYRMLSVAAGAFAVSIPLAFVTHWAYACWAVIPFVARVGRLADAARRRPGRAAV, encoded by the coding sequence ATGCGGGTGGAAGACGACACGGTCATCCCCGAGGGGTCACGGGCCGGCGCGGCGACGCAGACCGGCCGCCCGGCGAGATCCGAACTGGAGATTGTCAACCCCGAGCGGCTGGTCTTCTTCTCGGACGCGGTGGTCGCCATCGCTATCACGTTGTTGGCGTTGGAGCTGCCCGTCCCGGTCGGCCAGACAGACACCGAACTGTGGCGCGATCTGGCTCGCAACCTCAACGAATACGTGGCATTCCTCATCAGCTTCGCGGTGATCGGGGGCCACTGGTTCCTGCACCACCGCACGTTCGGTCACGTAGCCAGGCTGAGCGGGCGGCTGGTCCGCTGGAACATGCTGTGGCTGCTCATGATCGTCCTGACGCCGTTCGTCACCAGGGTCATCGTCGGCGACGGGGCGTTCGCCGCACGGTTCACCCTCTACGCGGCGACCCAGGCGCTCGCGTCTCTCTCCTTCCTGCTGGCAGTGCTGGAGATGGACCGGCACGGGCTGGCCCGGGCGGGCACGCCGCGATCGCTGTTCGCCAACGGCTACCGCATGCTGTCGGTCGCGGCGGGCGCGTTCGCGGTGTCCATCCCGTTGGCCTTCGTGACGCACTGGGCGTACGCGTGCTGGGCGGTCATTCCCTTCGTCGCCCGGGTGGGGCGTCTGGCCGACGCGGCGCGGCGGCGTCCAGGGCGCGCGGCGGTGTAG
- a CDS encoding serine/threonine-protein kinase, giving the protein MLQPNPADAFIVFDAQDSGCLSYGIESAGQRWFVKTPKTSEAAAALTRALALHAAVQHETIVCPEAVFDGTEGPTLVYPWCDGTLLNHATIHGSDRSGLARFQQLPVPEVEAALDAILEAHVAITIAGYVAVDLYDGCFLYDFDAHRMHLIDLDGYRPRPFILSSDRLPGSRRYMAPEEFIRGASIDHRTTVHALGRTLHHLLDAPAGWRGTADQQAVIRQATEPEPSNRYPDPPALAYAWQRATRRCRPSGW; this is encoded by the coding sequence GTGCTGCAACCGAATCCAGCCGATGCGTTCATCGTGTTCGACGCCCAGGATTCTGGCTGTCTCTCCTACGGCATCGAGAGCGCGGGGCAGCGCTGGTTCGTCAAGACTCCGAAAACGTCTGAGGCGGCGGCGGCGCTGACTCGGGCGCTGGCGCTGCACGCCGCCGTCCAGCACGAGACGATCGTCTGCCCGGAGGCGGTCTTTGACGGCACCGAGGGACCGACACTGGTGTACCCGTGGTGCGACGGGACGCTCCTCAACCACGCGACGATCCACGGCTCCGACCGGTCGGGGCTGGCCCGCTTCCAGCAGCTACCCGTTCCCGAGGTGGAGGCGGCCCTGGATGCGATCTTGGAGGCCCACGTCGCCATCACCATCGCCGGCTACGTCGCCGTCGACCTCTACGACGGCTGCTTCCTCTACGACTTCGACGCCCACCGCATGCACCTCATCGACCTCGACGGGTACCGGCCGCGGCCCTTCATCCTCTCCTCCGACCGGCTGCCCGGTTCCCGCCGCTACATGGCGCCCGAGGAGTTCATCCGAGGGGCATCCATCGATCACCGCACAACCGTGCACGCGCTCGGTCGCACCCTGCACCACCTCCTCGACGCACCAGCCGGCTGGCGAGGCACCGCCGACCAACAGGCAGTCATCCGGCAGGCAACCGAGCCGGAACCAAGCAACCGATATCCCGACCCTCCTGCACTCGCATACGCATGGCAACGCGCAACCCGGAGGTGCAGACCGAGCGGGTGGTGA
- a CDS encoding carboxymuconolactone decarboxylase family protein, with translation MSEPAQQSAAQKMLGGFAPKLVSLTDDVLFADVWERADLAPRDRSLITIAALVAGGNGEQLPFHLNLGKQNGLTQAEIVEAITHLAFYTGWPRAMSAMAVAKQTFEG, from the coding sequence ATGTCCGAACCCGCGCAGCAGAGCGCCGCCCAGAAGATGCTCGGGGGCTTCGCGCCCAAGCTCGTCTCCCTCACGGACGACGTGCTCTTCGCCGACGTCTGGGAACGCGCCGACCTCGCGCCCCGCGACCGCAGCCTGATCACCATCGCGGCCCTGGTCGCCGGCGGCAACGGCGAGCAGTTGCCGTTCCACCTCAACCTCGGCAAGCAGAACGGGCTCACGCAGGCCGAGATCGTCGAGGCCATCACCCATCTGGCTTTCTACACCGGGTGGCCTCGGGCCATGTCCGCCATGGCGGTAGCCAAGCAGACCTTCGAGGGCTGA
- a CDS encoding VOC family protein codes for MTTQLFAVCFEASQPSRLARFWSGLLGREMADDPHDGVALLPSDDTGFRIGFRPTQERKVVQNRMHFDLTSASLEDQQQTVARALGLGARHVDVGQRPEEGHVVLADPEGNEFCVIEPGNNFLAGCGFIGALSCDGSQKVGYFWSEALSWPLVWDQDQETAIQSPRGGPKITWGGPPLMPKVGRDRLHLDLATPVGSDWQGEVDRLLSLGATRIDTGPGEVSGVVMADPDGNEFCVLTPR; via the coding sequence ATGACTACTCAACTGTTCGCGGTCTGCTTCGAGGCGAGCCAACCGTCGCGTCTCGCGCGGTTCTGGTCCGGGCTCCTCGGTCGGGAAATGGCCGATGATCCACACGACGGCGTCGCGCTCCTGCCCAGTGACGACACCGGTTTCCGAATCGGTTTTCGTCCGACCCAGGAGCGGAAGGTCGTCCAGAACCGGATGCACTTCGACCTGACCAGCGCATCCCTGGAGGACCAGCAGCAGACGGTGGCCCGGGCGCTGGGGCTCGGCGCCCGGCACGTCGACGTCGGACAGCGCCCGGAGGAGGGTCATGTGGTGCTCGCCGACCCCGAAGGCAACGAGTTCTGCGTCATCGAGCCGGGCAACAACTTCCTTGCCGGCTGCGGGTTCATCGGCGCGCTTTCCTGTGACGGTTCGCAAAAGGTCGGGTATTTCTGGAGCGAAGCGCTGAGCTGGCCGTTGGTCTGGGACCAGGACCAGGAGACCGCGATCCAATCGCCGCGCGGCGGCCCGAAGATCACGTGGGGTGGCCCGCCGCTGATGCCGAAGGTAGGCAGGGACCGGCTACATCTCGACCTCGCAACACCTGTCGGCAGTGATTGGCAGGGAGAGGTCGACCGCCTGCTCTCCCTCGGGGCGACTCGAATCGACACCGGCCCGGGCGAGGTCAGCGGCGTGGTGATGGCCGATCCCGACGGCAACGAGTTCTGTGTGTTGACGCCCCGGTAG
- a CDS encoding DUF4331 family protein, protein MSHHLDTPLAAQTGQLYLDDLFVFAGERGTVFVMDVNSSVTKADIKPGFHHEARYEFKIHINGSEMEELTYRVTFGEFDAQGGQDLALHALTGADAYNDAATGTLLAEGRTGAEVTGEHVRIWAGRITDPFYIDLDQLATVNDAFKNGAKLDRNAWKPEKAKNSFAGTTVDSIVLEVSDEPMLGQDTQLGVWAATKLATDAGGWRQINRAGHPMMWPIFWPTDTDFSNPANTRHPCEDLRADGEEIATTVARVVAANGTAPDPQAYGWNVARALYPDFLSYQVGTPANYGFATRNGRTMADNAPEVMFSLVLNTGMTSGLTPDTTKEARADSFPYVVPAGR, encoded by the coding sequence ATGTCGCACCACCTCGACACCCCGCTCGCCGCCCAGACCGGCCAGCTCTACCTCGACGACCTGTTCGTCTTCGCCGGCGAACGCGGCACCGTGTTCGTGATGGACGTGAACAGCTCGGTGACGAAGGCGGACATCAAGCCCGGCTTCCACCACGAGGCCCGATACGAATTCAAGATCCACATCAACGGCTCGGAGATGGAGGAGCTGACCTATCGCGTCACCTTCGGGGAATTCGACGCCCAGGGCGGGCAGGACCTCGCCCTGCACGCGCTCACCGGCGCCGATGCCTACAACGACGCGGCGACCGGCACCCTGCTGGCCGAGGGGCGCACTGGCGCGGAGGTGACCGGCGAGCACGTGCGGATCTGGGCCGGACGGATCACCGATCCCTTCTACATCGACCTCGACCAGCTCGCCACCGTCAACGACGCCTTCAAGAACGGCGCCAAGCTGGACCGCAACGCCTGGAAGCCGGAGAAGGCGAAGAACAGTTTCGCCGGCACCACCGTCGACTCGATCGTCCTCGAGGTCTCCGACGAGCCGATGCTGGGCCAGGACACTCAGCTCGGTGTCTGGGCGGCCACCAAGCTCGCCACCGACGCCGGGGGATGGCGGCAGATCAACCGCGCCGGGCACCCGATGATGTGGCCGATCTTCTGGCCCACCGACACGGACTTCAGCAACCCGGCCAACACCCGGCACCCCTGCGAGGACCTGCGCGCCGACGGGGAGGAGATCGCCACGACGGTGGCCCGGGTGGTGGCCGCGAACGGCACCGCGCCGGACCCGCAGGCGTACGGCTGGAACGTCGCCCGGGCGCTCTACCCGGATTTCCTGTCGTACCAGGTCGGCACTCCGGCGAACTACGGCTTCGCCACGCGCAACGGCCGCACCATGGCCGACAACGCGCCCGAGGTGATGTTCTCCCTGGTACTCAACACCGGCATGACCTCCGGCCTCACCCCGGACACCACGAAGGAAGCCCGCGCCGACTCCTTCCCGTACGTGGTGCCCGCCGGGCGGTAA
- a CDS encoding glycoside hydrolase family 15 protein, giving the protein MGRGRIAEHGFLADGRSAVLVDRAGSVNWWCPARFDAPSVFARLLDDDAGHWVIRPEGRFSTERAYLTDTLVLRTVFSTPTGSVAVLDALALAPGARGHEVGLHSPRVLARVVRGLSGEVPLRVHYRPRFEYGRMVPQLVQQDEAVVASAASARLDLRATVPLECAVGEAFGSFAVRAGETRHFTLGYAPAYDAGPPTVLDAEQVIDNAVAGWRSWMGLHDYRGRYREQVRRSALVVQGMTYRPSGAVVAAPTMSLPEELGGERNYDYRYAWVRDFSFTLEALWRVTCTDELNLHVGWLTRSMGENEGIVPIMYGVEGERDLTEHHLDHLAGFAGSRPVLLGNDAWRQRQNDVHGEPLSAAWLMREHLDPMPPDICRLLRGMAERAARDWHLPDAGMWEARDAERHYVSSKVQCWTALDRAVRFGSRLGDEADLARWAVARDEVRRAVLTRGWSDRLGAFTAAFDTDELDASVLMMPLVGFLPADEPRMRSTIRMVEERLSHDGLLRRWAGDPAGFVICSFWMVSCLALAGERDRAGQLFERLAARVNDLGLFAEQIDPYSGEALGNFPQAFSHIGLINAAGDLTDLDAGSHELPPAPGRRIPAHQEGRPAGDH; this is encoded by the coding sequence ATGGGGCGCGGACGGATCGCGGAGCACGGCTTCCTGGCCGATGGTCGGAGCGCGGTGCTGGTGGACCGCGCCGGGTCGGTGAACTGGTGGTGTCCCGCGCGGTTCGACGCTCCGTCGGTGTTCGCCCGCCTGCTTGATGATGACGCCGGGCACTGGGTGATCCGGCCCGAGGGTAGGTTCAGCACCGAACGTGCCTACCTGACCGATACGCTCGTGCTTCGTACCGTCTTCAGCACCCCCACCGGCAGCGTGGCGGTGCTCGACGCGCTGGCCCTGGCACCGGGCGCGCGGGGCCATGAGGTCGGTCTGCACTCGCCGAGGGTGCTGGCCCGGGTGGTGCGGGGCCTCTCCGGCGAGGTCCCGCTGCGGGTGCACTACCGGCCACGGTTCGAGTACGGCCGGATGGTCCCCCAGTTGGTGCAGCAGGACGAGGCGGTCGTCGCCAGTGCCGCGTCGGCCCGACTGGATCTGCGGGCGACCGTCCCACTGGAGTGTGCGGTCGGGGAGGCGTTCGGGTCGTTCGCGGTACGGGCCGGCGAGACGCGTCACTTCACCCTGGGGTACGCGCCGGCTTACGACGCCGGCCCGCCGACGGTGCTCGACGCCGAGCAGGTGATCGACAACGCCGTCGCAGGCTGGCGCTCTTGGATGGGCCTGCACGACTACCGTGGCCGCTATCGGGAGCAGGTGCGACGCAGCGCACTGGTGGTGCAGGGCATGACCTACCGGCCCAGCGGGGCGGTGGTGGCCGCCCCGACGATGTCCCTGCCCGAGGAGTTGGGCGGCGAACGTAACTACGACTACCGCTACGCCTGGGTACGCGACTTCAGCTTCACCCTGGAGGCGCTCTGGCGCGTGACCTGCACCGACGAGCTCAACCTGCACGTCGGGTGGTTGACCCGGTCGATGGGCGAGAACGAGGGCATCGTCCCGATCATGTACGGGGTGGAGGGGGAACGGGACCTCACCGAACATCACCTCGACCACCTGGCCGGCTTCGCCGGCAGCCGCCCGGTGCTGCTGGGCAACGACGCCTGGCGACAACGGCAGAACGACGTGCACGGTGAGCCGCTCAGCGCCGCCTGGCTGATGCGTGAGCATCTCGACCCGATGCCGCCGGACATCTGCCGACTGCTGCGCGGGATGGCCGAGCGGGCCGCGCGGGACTGGCACCTGCCGGACGCCGGGATGTGGGAGGCGCGCGACGCCGAACGCCATTACGTGTCATCGAAGGTGCAGTGCTGGACGGCGTTGGACCGAGCCGTCCGCTTCGGGTCCCGGCTGGGCGACGAGGCGGACCTCGCCAGGTGGGCAGTGGCTCGGGACGAGGTGCGACGAGCCGTGCTGACTCGGGGCTGGAGCGACCGGCTGGGGGCCTTCACCGCAGCGTTCGACACCGACGAGCTGGATGCGTCGGTGCTGATGATGCCGTTGGTCGGCTTCCTTCCCGCCGACGAGCCGAGAATGCGTTCCACCATCCGGATGGTCGAGGAGAGGCTGTCCCACGACGGCCTGCTGCGCCGCTGGGCCGGCGACCCCGCCGGCTTCGTGATCTGCTCCTTCTGGATGGTCAGCTGCCTGGCGCTGGCTGGCGAGCGCGACCGGGCCGGCCAGCTCTTCGAGCGGCTCGCCGCCCGGGTCAACGACCTGGGCCTGTTCGCGGAGCAGATCGACCCGTACAGCGGGGAAGCCCTGGGCAACTTTCCTCAGGCGTTCTCGCACATCGGCCTCATCAACGCCGCCGGAGACCTCACTGACCTGGACGCCGGGAGCCACGAGCTTCCGCCGGCACCGGGGCGACGCATCCCCGCTCACCAGGAGGGCCGGCCGGCGGGCGATCACTGA
- a CDS encoding zinc-dependent alcohol dehydrogenase family protein, giving the protein MRGAVLHAPGDVRVEEREDPRIVLPTDAIIRLSATCICGSDLWPYRGVEAVKGPAPMGHEYVGVVQEVGSEVKNVKPGQFAIGSFFASDNTCVICQAGYQSSCIHRELVGGLGAQAEYLRVPLADGTLVATPDAPSDDLIPSFLAASDVLGTGWFGAVAAEVGPGKTVAVVGDGAVGLLAVLAAKQLGADRIIAMSRHEPRQKLAAHYGATHIVTERGDEGVARIKELTDGLGAHSVIEAVGTQESMMQAIRSTRAGGHVGYVGVAHGVQLPGEELFFSHVHLHGGPAPVRRFLPELIDLIWNRQIDPGKVFDLTLPLKQAAEGYRAMDERRAIKVLLNP; this is encoded by the coding sequence ATGCGTGGTGCTGTCCTGCATGCCCCTGGCGACGTCCGGGTGGAGGAGCGGGAGGACCCCCGGATCGTGCTGCCGACCGACGCGATCATTCGCCTGTCCGCGACCTGTATCTGCGGTTCGGACCTGTGGCCGTATCGGGGCGTTGAGGCGGTCAAGGGGCCGGCCCCGATGGGCCACGAGTATGTCGGCGTCGTCCAGGAGGTCGGCAGCGAGGTCAAGAACGTCAAGCCGGGCCAGTTCGCGATCGGCTCGTTCTTCGCCTCGGACAACACGTGCGTCATCTGCCAGGCCGGCTACCAGTCCTCGTGCATTCACCGGGAACTCGTCGGTGGGCTCGGCGCCCAGGCCGAGTACCTGCGCGTCCCGTTGGCCGACGGCACTCTGGTCGCCACGCCCGACGCTCCCTCGGACGACCTGATCCCGAGCTTCCTCGCCGCCTCCGACGTGCTGGGCACGGGCTGGTTCGGCGCCGTCGCCGCCGAAGTCGGCCCGGGCAAGACCGTCGCGGTCGTCGGTGACGGGGCGGTCGGGCTGCTCGCCGTGCTGGCCGCCAAGCAGCTCGGCGCGGACCGCATCATCGCGATGAGCCGGCACGAGCCCCGCCAGAAACTGGCGGCCCACTACGGCGCGACCCACATCGTCACCGAGCGGGGCGACGAGGGCGTCGCGCGCATCAAGGAGCTCACGGACGGTCTCGGGGCGCATTCGGTTATCGAGGCGGTCGGCACGCAGGAGTCGATGATGCAGGCCATCCGCTCCACCCGTGCGGGCGGTCACGTCGGATACGTCGGTGTCGCCCACGGCGTGCAGCTCCCCGGCGAGGAGCTGTTCTTTTCCCACGTCCACCTGCACGGCGGTCCGGCACCGGTGCGTCGTTTCCTGCCCGAGCTGATCGACCTGATCTGGAACCGGCAGATCGACCCCGGCAAGGTCTTCGACCTCACCCTCCCCCTAAAGCAGGCCGCCGAGGGTTATCGGGCGATGGACGAGCGTCGCGCCATCAAAGTCCTGCTCAATCCCTGA
- a CDS encoding carboxymuconolactone decarboxylase family protein, with amino-acid sequence MSTPTTTVQDDLRSRLPDPAHVFPDLGGVAAGMTRATLNGSIPRTTIGLVQLRAGQIVGSTYHTVRQTENLRKAGETEQRITAVASWRDAPYFTDAERVALELVEAVLTPSPLGERVPDELFAKASEHYDDTALWTLTVTIGQICFFIPVALIAKPIPGKPFGENYNK; translated from the coding sequence ATGTCCACGCCCACGACGACCGTCCAGGACGACCTCCGGTCGCGTCTGCCCGACCCAGCCCACGTCTTCCCGGACCTGGGAGGCGTCGCCGCAGGGATGACCAGGGCCACGCTGAACGGCTCGATCCCGCGGACCACCATCGGCCTGGTGCAGTTGCGCGCCGGGCAGATCGTCGGCAGCACGTACCACACCGTCCGGCAGACCGAGAATCTTCGCAAGGCGGGGGAGACCGAGCAGCGCATCACCGCCGTGGCGTCATGGCGGGACGCCCCGTACTTCACCGACGCCGAGCGGGTGGCGCTGGAGCTCGTGGAGGCCGTCCTCACCCCGAGCCCGCTCGGGGAACGCGTCCCCGACGAGCTGTTCGCGAAGGCGTCCGAGCACTACGACGACACGGCCCTGTGGACGCTCACCGTGACCATCGGCCAGATCTGCTTCTTCATTCCCGTCGCGCTCATCGCCAAGCCGATCCCCGGCAAGCCCTTCGGGGAGAACTACAACAAGTAA
- a CDS encoding DUF6220 domain-containing protein codes for MRKAFAALASLLLLIVIAQFFFAATGAFSTAPHDESYRMHHALGYVIFLVPVVMAVVAALARMPGRLIGMAALVSGLTTVQVVIAVVARAIGESTTAGQLVFGLHAVNGLAMVGVAGTIVRQARALSRSVAPAGRLGADDDAGASGGVAVPAPPAVASGPSR; via the coding sequence ATGCGCAAAGCGTTTGCCGCGCTGGCGAGCCTGCTACTGCTGATCGTCATCGCGCAGTTCTTCTTCGCCGCTACCGGCGCTTTCAGCACCGCACCCCATGACGAGTCCTACCGGATGCATCACGCGTTGGGGTACGTCATCTTCCTCGTGCCGGTGGTGATGGCTGTCGTCGCCGCGCTGGCCCGGATGCCGGGACGGCTCATCGGCATGGCTGCCCTGGTCTCCGGGCTGACCACCGTCCAGGTCGTCATCGCGGTGGTGGCCAGAGCGATCGGCGAAAGCACCACCGCCGGCCAGCTCGTCTTCGGCCTGCACGCGGTCAACGGCCTGGCCATGGTGGGGGTGGCCGGGACGATCGTCCGCCAGGCGAGGGCGCTGTCGAGGTCCGTGGCACCCGCCGGGCGGCTCGGCGCCGACGACGACGCCGGCGCGTCCGGAGGGGTAGCGGTACCGGCACCTCCAGCGGTTGCGTCTGGACCGAGCCGTTGA
- a CDS encoding (R)-mandelonitrile lyase: protein MEILTTHPSVKGPADWFTGDVWFDQIVPMTGATIGRCNSVHFAPGARTAWHRHANGQLLHVTEGVGLTQPRGGEVVVMRPGDSVWCPPGEWHWHGAAPDHFMTHLAIWDGLAPGQDGPETEWGEHVTDDEYGRRPA from the coding sequence TTGGAGATTCTGACCACGCACCCCTCGGTGAAGGGACCGGCCGACTGGTTCACCGGCGACGTCTGGTTCGACCAGATCGTTCCCATGACCGGAGCCACCATCGGCCGATGCAACTCCGTGCACTTCGCCCCCGGTGCCCGCACCGCCTGGCACCGGCACGCCAACGGGCAGCTGCTGCACGTCACCGAGGGCGTCGGGCTGACCCAGCCGCGCGGCGGTGAGGTCGTCGTCATGCGCCCGGGCGACTCTGTCTGGTGTCCGCCGGGGGAGTGGCACTGGCACGGCGCCGCCCCGGACCACTTCATGACGCACCTGGCCATCTGGGACGGCCTCGCCCCGGGGCAGGACGGGCCGGAAACGGAGTGGGGCGAGCACGTGACCGACGACGAGTACGGCCGCCGGCCCGCATGA
- a CDS encoding sigma factor, with product MSTRSEPGDGRRDPDLTAVMSERRQLINLAYRLLGSLADAEDVVQESYTRWYAMSRQQREAIESPGGWLTTVASRICLDLLGSARARRERYLGEWIPEPLPDRTEWISGRPGGAVADPADRVTLDESVSMAFLVVLESMTPAERVAFVLHDVFRYPFLRWPRSLAVPRRRAASWPRRPAAGSARRTLPPPRPPSRPASSGTSSAPGRPRT from the coding sequence ATGAGCACCCGATCCGAGCCAGGAGACGGCCGACGCGATCCGGACCTGACCGCGGTCATGAGCGAACGACGCCAACTGATCAATCTCGCCTACCGGCTGCTCGGCTCGCTGGCCGACGCCGAGGACGTCGTGCAGGAGTCCTACACCCGCTGGTACGCGATGTCCCGGCAGCAGCGGGAGGCCATCGAGTCGCCGGGCGGCTGGCTGACGACGGTCGCCAGCCGGATCTGCCTCGACCTGCTCGGCTCGGCCCGGGCCCGGCGCGAGCGCTACCTGGGCGAATGGATCCCGGAACCGCTGCCCGATCGCACCGAGTGGATCAGCGGGCGGCCGGGCGGTGCGGTGGCGGATCCGGCCGACCGGGTCACCCTCGACGAGTCCGTCAGCATGGCCTTCCTCGTCGTGCTCGAGTCGATGACCCCGGCCGAACGCGTCGCGTTCGTCCTGCACGACGTCTTCCGCTACCCCTTCCTGAGGTGGCCGAGATCGTTGGCCGTACCCCGGCGGCGTGCCGCAAGCTGGCCTCGTCGGCCCGCCGCCGGATCCGCGCGCCGCACGCTGCCGCCGCCCCGACCGCCCAGCAGGCCCGCCTCGTCCGGGACTTCAAGTGCGCCTGGGAGGCCAAGGACATAA
- a CDS encoding MerR family transcriptional regulator, whose protein sequence is MSTDHLLSIGGFAIVSGLSITALRHYDEVGILLPAWVDPVTGYRRYRPEQVRQARLIRALRQLEMPVESIRQVVQDPSGATAVALLRKHRDHLAQRVEVLTQLVRDADRYIEQGVGMPALSGSRIVQATINATDREELIAFYRQAFGATFNEEIGSFEFGTWPNEEFFLLTIADDQKHPGPAGPARFGLLVEDVDSAHQRTLDAGAKEVYPPVERPWKPRSSCLIDPSGNYIDLYQS, encoded by the coding sequence GTGAGCACGGATCACCTGTTGAGCATCGGCGGTTTCGCCATCGTCTCTGGCCTGTCCATAACGGCTCTGCGGCACTACGACGAGGTCGGCATCCTGCTGCCCGCCTGGGTCGACCCGGTTACCGGGTACCGCCGCTACCGGCCGGAACAGGTTCGACAGGCCCGCCTGATCCGCGCTCTGCGTCAGCTCGAAATGCCCGTCGAGTCCATCCGGCAGGTGGTTCAGGACCCTTCCGGAGCGACCGCCGTCGCCCTCCTTCGGAAGCATCGCGACCACCTGGCGCAACGAGTTGAGGTCTTGACCCAGCTGGTTCGCGACGCGGACCGGTACATCGAGCAGGGAGTGGGCATGCCGGCACTCAGCGGTTCACGCATCGTGCAAGCGACGATCAACGCCACCGACCGGGAGGAGCTGATCGCGTTCTACCGACAGGCCTTCGGCGCGACGTTCAACGAGGAGATCGGATCGTTCGAGTTCGGTACGTGGCCGAACGAGGAGTTCTTCCTCCTGACGATCGCAGACGACCAGAAGCATCCCGGCCCGGCCGGGCCGGCGCGGTTCGGCCTACTCGTGGAGGATGTCGACTCAGCACATCAGCGGACGCTCGATGCCGGGGCGAAGGAGGTATACCCGCCCGTCGAGCGGCCGTGGAAGCCACGGTCATCCTGCCTGATCGACCCGAGCGGCAACTACATCGACCTCTACCAGAGCTGA
- a CDS encoding alpha/beta fold hydrolase: MTNTHRLATAEADIVYDVHGPLPTADGRPPLFMIGQPMDARGFATLASHFPDRTVVTYDPRGLGRSSRRDRRVDNAPTVQAADVHAVIEALGVGPVEMFASSGGAVTALALVAAFPHDVTTLVAHEPPLIPVLPDAQAAELARGGVRDAYEAKGSNAGMAAFIAMTSWRGEFTEDYFAQPAPDPGQFGMPSQDDGSRDDPLLSDRSWAVSSYRPDLDALAAAPTRIVIAVGEESAGIFTGRSAAAIAELLGQQPSVFPSHHGGFLGGEFGYPGQPEAFARKLREVLDGDN; the protein is encoded by the coding sequence ATGACGAACACGCACAGGCTGGCGACCGCCGAGGCCGACATCGTCTACGACGTACACGGCCCGCTGCCCACGGCCGACGGACGCCCGCCGCTGTTCATGATCGGCCAGCCGATGGACGCACGCGGCTTCGCCACGTTGGCGTCGCATTTCCCCGACCGCACCGTGGTCACCTACGACCCACGCGGTCTTGGCCGCAGCAGCCGCAGGGACCGCCGGGTCGACAACGCGCCCACGGTCCAGGCCGCCGATGTGCACGCCGTCATCGAGGCGCTGGGCGTCGGACCGGTCGAGATGTTCGCCAGCAGTGGCGGCGCGGTGACCGCGCTGGCGCTGGTGGCGGCCTTTCCCCACGACGTGACCACCCTGGTGGCCCACGAGCCACCACTCATTCCGGTGCTGCCCGATGCCCAGGCTGCCGAGCTCGCCCGCGGCGGCGTTCGCGACGCGTACGAGGCCAAGGGGTCGAATGCCGGCATGGCGGCCTTCATCGCCATGACGTCGTGGCGAGGCGAGTTCACCGAGGACTACTTCGCCCAGCCCGCGCCGGATCCGGGCCAGTTCGGGATGCCGAGCCAGGACGACGGCTCCCGTGACGATCCGCTGCTGTCGGACCGGTCCTGGGCGGTCAGCAGCTACCGCCCCGACCTGGACGCGCTGGCCGCGGCGCCGACGCGCATCGTGATCGCGGTGGGCGAGGAGTCCGCGGGCATCTTCACCGGACGCAGCGCGGCGGCCATCGCCGAACTGCTCGGCCAGCAGCCGAGCGTGTTCCCCAGCCACCACGGCGGCTTCCTCGGTGGCGAGTTCGGATACCCCGGCCAGCCGGAGGCCTTCGCGCGCAAGCTGCGCGAGGTCCTCGACGGCGACAACTGA